A single window of Terriglobales bacterium DNA harbors:
- a CDS encoding nuclear transport factor 2 family protein: MSCIAAPGTKRGLALIVFFALCPFMLADDLNPPASRAALEQTVRDYVALYRRETLEQWKTLFHPLLTVAHPRDDGSIRVRNLEEFYGAQKGYFETGRRVSERLENVRIEEGRRIARVTADFIFVDEGEESRGKLGLHLVESTEGWKIVAIVFSYDKP; this comes from the coding sequence ATGAGCTGCATTGCCGCACCGGGCACGAAGAGGGGCCTGGCGCTCATCGTGTTCTTCGCCCTCTGCCCGTTCATGCTCGCCGACGACCTCAACCCGCCGGCTTCTCGCGCCGCGCTGGAGCAGACCGTCCGCGACTACGTCGCCCTGTACCGGCGCGAAACCCTCGAGCAGTGGAAGACGCTCTTCCATCCCCTGCTGACTGTCGCTCACCCGCGCGACGATGGCTCCATCCGCGTCCGCAACCTTGAAGAGTTCTACGGCGCCCAGAAGGGCTATTTCGAAACCGGCCGCAGGGTCAGCGAGCGCCTGGAGAATGTCCGCATCGAGGAAGGCCGCCGCATCGCTCGCGTCACCGCCGATTTCATCTTCGTGGATGAGGGCGAAGAATCCCGCGGCAAGCTGGGCTTGCACCTGGTCGAAAGCACAGAGGGATGGAAGATCGTCGCCATCGTCTTCTCCTATGACAAACCCTAG
- a CDS encoding CehA/McbA family metallohydrolase, translating to MFFRAAQSLVLLTALIFPLPLLAQREPVLKQIDLPHSYYFREMYLPQLTTGPSSVAWSPDGKWLVYSRAGSLWRQRPDSEIAVQLTAGPGYDYQPDWSPDGRWIVFSRYDGGAIELWRLDVESGAQKQLTQGGHVNVEPRWSPDGSRIVYVSTAYNRRFHIFVLHLKDGEPAPVQFPTERLTGETRSDKPRYYYSQFDHEISPTWSPDAREIIFVSNRGHFYGTGGFWRMEAKTGAEAREFHSEETTWKARPDWSRDGKRLVFSSYLGRQWHQLWVTTPDGGSAFPLTYGEYDNTAARWSPDGSRVAFISNRDGNTSLWIMDLPGGAQRQVIARERKYLRPMGKLRISVLDAAGRPTAARVSVTDSDGRAYAPDDAWMHADDGFVRAQRRFEAHYFHITGQAELSVPAGRVHIEVMKGFEHHLEQRRADVFADRVTTVPVRLRPLAPLPADTGKRWASGDLHVHMNYAGAYRNTPARLAQQAAAENLSVVHDLIVNKEQRIPDISYFTGKPDPVSHANFLLLHDQEFHTSYWGHMGLLGMTRNYLIPDYAGYPETAAASLWPTNSFIADLAHQQGALVGYVHPYEIEDAPDPAKDRPLRHAFVVDAALGKADYVEVLGFSDHHSTASIWYRLLNLGFRIPAGAGTDAMANYASLHGPVGLNRVYARVSVGPLKREEWLDAVRRGNGFATNGPLLDFTLGGQAIGGELKLATPDPEVRFTASMRSLVPLDHLEVVCNGRVVRTLEMNATRDQADVRGSIPLDASGWCLLRAWSEKPQHPILDIYPYATTSPIYVSVSGERPRSPEDAKFCIAWIDRIRESVEKFTDWNTDAEREETFKTLSEARNVYEGMLK from the coding sequence GTGTTCTTCCGCGCAGCGCAGTCGCTCGTGCTTCTCACAGCGCTGATCTTTCCCCTTCCTCTCCTCGCCCAGCGCGAACCCGTCCTCAAACAGATTGATCTGCCGCACTCCTACTACTTCCGCGAGATGTATCTGCCGCAGCTCACTACCGGGCCCAGTTCCGTTGCCTGGTCGCCCGACGGCAAGTGGCTGGTGTATTCCAGGGCGGGCTCGCTCTGGCGCCAGCGGCCGGACTCCGAGATCGCCGTGCAGCTCACCGCCGGTCCCGGCTACGACTATCAGCCCGACTGGTCGCCCGACGGCCGCTGGATCGTCTTCTCGCGCTACGACGGCGGCGCCATCGAGCTCTGGCGGCTCGACGTCGAAAGCGGCGCGCAGAAACAGCTCACGCAGGGCGGGCACGTCAACGTCGAGCCGCGCTGGTCGCCGGACGGCTCGCGCATCGTTTACGTTTCCACCGCATACAACCGCCGCTTCCACATCTTTGTGCTGCACCTGAAGGATGGCGAACCCGCGCCCGTTCAGTTCCCCACCGAGCGCCTCACCGGCGAAACACGCAGCGACAAGCCGCGTTATTACTACAGCCAGTTCGACCACGAGATCAGCCCTACGTGGTCGCCGGACGCGAGGGAGATCATCTTCGTCTCCAATCGCGGGCATTTCTATGGCACTGGCGGTTTCTGGCGCATGGAAGCGAAAACCGGCGCGGAGGCCCGCGAGTTCCACTCGGAAGAGACCACCTGGAAAGCCCGTCCCGACTGGTCGCGCGACGGGAAAAGGCTCGTCTTCAGTTCCTATCTCGGCCGGCAGTGGCATCAGCTTTGGGTGACGACGCCGGACGGAGGCAGCGCTTTCCCGCTGACCTACGGCGAATACGACAACACAGCCGCGCGCTGGTCGCCCGACGGGTCGCGCGTCGCCTTCATTTCCAACCGTGACGGCAACACCTCGCTGTGGATCATGGACCTGCCCGGCGGGGCGCAACGCCAGGTGATTGCCCGCGAGCGCAAATACCTGCGGCCCATGGGAAAGCTGCGCATCAGCGTGCTCGATGCCGCAGGCCGGCCGACAGCCGCGCGCGTTTCAGTGACGGATTCCGACGGCCGTGCCTATGCTCCCGATGACGCCTGGATGCACGCCGATGACGGCTTCGTCCGCGCCCAACGCAGGTTCGAGGCTCACTACTTCCATATCACCGGCCAGGCCGAGCTTTCAGTTCCCGCGGGTCGCGTGCATATCGAAGTAATGAAAGGTTTCGAGCATCACTTGGAGCAGCGCCGCGCCGATGTCTTTGCCGACCGCGTCACCACCGTGCCCGTGCGCTTGCGTCCGCTCGCGCCACTGCCCGCCGATACCGGCAAGCGCTGGGCCAGCGGCGACCTGCACGTGCACATGAACTACGCCGGCGCTTACCGCAACACACCCGCGCGCCTGGCGCAGCAGGCCGCGGCGGAAAACCTGAGCGTCGTGCACGACCTTATCGTCAACAAGGAACAGCGCATCCCTGATATTTCGTATTTCACCGGCAAGCCGGATCCCGTTTCGCACGCAAACTTTCTCCTGCTGCATGACCAGGAGTTTCACACCAGCTACTGGGGTCACATGGGCCTGCTCGGAATGACACGCAACTACCTGATTCCCGATTACGCCGGTTATCCGGAGACCGCCGCTGCCAGCCTGTGGCCGACGAACTCGTTCATCGCCGATCTCGCGCACCAGCAGGGCGCTCTGGTCGGTTACGTTCATCCCTACGAGATCGAGGATGCTCCCGATCCCGCCAAGGACCGTCCGCTGCGCCACGCCTTCGTCGTCGATGCGGCGCTCGGCAAGGCCGATTACGTCGAGGTCCTCGGCTTCAGCGACCATCATTCGACGGCGAGCATTTGGTACCGGCTGCTCAACCTGGGCTTCCGCATTCCCGCCGGCGCAGGCACGGATGCGATGGCCAACTACGCTTCGCTCCACGGACCGGTCGGGCTGAACCGGGTCTATGCGCGCGTATCGGTGGGACCGCTGAAGCGCGAAGAGTGGCTCGACGCAGTGCGCCGCGGCAACGGCTTCGCCACCAACGGGCCGCTGCTCGACTTCACACTCGGCGGCCAGGCCATCGGCGGAGAGCTCAAGCTGGCAACCCCTGATCCGGAAGTGCGCTTCACCGCTTCCATGCGCTCGCTGGTTCCGCTCGACCACCTCGAGGTGGTGTGCAACGGCAGGGTCGTGCGCACGCTGGAGATGAACGCGACGCGCGACCAGGCCGACGTGCGCGGATCCATTCCCCTCGACGCCAGCGGCTGGTGCTTGTTGCGTGCCTGGAGCGAGAAGCCGCAGCATCCTATTCTTGACATCTATCCGTACGCGACTACCAGTCCCATCTATGTGAGCGTAAGCGGCGAGCGCCCGCGCTCACCCGAAGATGCGAAGTTCTGCATCGCCTGGATCGACCGTATCCGCGAATCGGTGGAAAAGTTCACTGACTGGAACACCGACGCCGAGCGCGAGGAGACCTTCAAGACCTTGAGCGAGGCGCGCAACGTGTACGAAGGAATGTTGAAGTAG
- a CDS encoding carbon starvation CstA family protein: MSLLLLSALVMAALIAGYTLYGSFIARQYRLDDAIATPATRLNDGIDFVPARPFYLMGQHFSAIAAAGPIVGPIAACLAFGWLPSILWITLGVIFIGAVHDFSALVASVRHGANSIAEIARQNLGRRAWLAFIAFIWIALLYVIVAFADVTASTFLGQTEELQAAFSFNAGGAVAAASTMYLLLALLMGIVQRRLNPPMWLMTVAFVPATLGVVWLGTRVSTVLVFDLHVWHVAILVYCFVASLLPMWLLQQPRGYLGGFVLYLVLGIGVIGILFGGFQIQQPAVIQTRTGSVVEQLLFPFLFVTIACGACSGFHGLVCGGTTSKQVARESHCKPIGYGTMLLEGLVALIALATVMVVLPADIAGRAPGKLYGDGIARFLAVLVGERWFTFAATFGAMAFSTFVFDTLDVATRLGRYLLQELAGGLGWRASSRIGGILAAALTAFVPLLVLLSAREGAWRHFWVLFGTSNQLLASLTLLGVSVWLYRSGRRTWYTVLPMLFVMTATVSALLVQMAEGAKEIANGGLRLHPSIVNGFVAVGLLVLAIIFILEGLRAIRDVRRARGLQSLATEPSAGD, translated from the coding sequence ATGAGCCTTCTTCTGCTCTCCGCGCTGGTGATGGCGGCACTGATTGCCGGATACACGCTGTACGGCAGCTTCATCGCGCGGCAGTATCGGCTGGACGATGCGATCGCGACGCCCGCCACGCGGCTGAACGACGGCATCGACTTCGTCCCCGCGCGGCCCTTCTACCTGATGGGGCAGCACTTCAGCGCCATCGCCGCAGCCGGACCCATCGTCGGACCCATCGCCGCCTGCCTGGCCTTCGGCTGGCTGCCCAGCATCCTCTGGATCACGCTCGGTGTCATCTTCATCGGCGCCGTGCATGACTTCTCTGCCCTCGTTGCGTCCGTCCGCCACGGCGCCAACTCCATCGCCGAGATCGCCCGGCAGAACCTCGGACGGCGCGCCTGGCTGGCCTTCATCGCCTTCATCTGGATCGCGCTGTTGTACGTCATCGTCGCCTTTGCCGACGTCACCGCCTCCACCTTCCTCGGTCAAACCGAGGAACTCCAGGCCGCATTTTCCTTCAATGCCGGAGGCGCCGTCGCGGCAGCCAGCACCATGTACCTCTTGCTGGCGTTGTTGATGGGCATTGTGCAGCGCAGGCTCAACCCGCCCATGTGGCTGATGACGGTCGCCTTTGTGCCCGCGACGTTGGGCGTGGTGTGGCTGGGCACAAGAGTCTCGACCGTGCTGGTGTTCGATCTGCACGTCTGGCACGTCGCCATCCTCGTCTATTGCTTCGTCGCTTCCCTGCTTCCCATGTGGCTGCTGCAGCAGCCGCGCGGCTACCTTGGTGGCTTTGTGCTCTACCTCGTGCTGGGCATCGGCGTCATCGGCATCCTGTTCGGCGGATTCCAGATCCAGCAGCCGGCGGTGATACAGACGCGTACCGGTTCGGTGGTCGAACAACTGCTGTTTCCTTTCCTGTTTGTCACCATTGCGTGTGGCGCCTGCTCCGGATTCCACGGCCTGGTATGTGGTGGAACCACTTCCAAGCAGGTGGCGCGCGAAAGCCACTGCAAGCCCATCGGCTACGGAACCATGCTGCTCGAAGGCCTGGTGGCGCTGATCGCGCTGGCCACGGTGATGGTGGTGCTGCCCGCGGACATCGCCGGGCGCGCGCCGGGAAAGCTCTATGGCGATGGCATCGCGCGTTTTCTGGCTGTGCTCGTGGGTGAGCGCTGGTTCACCTTCGCGGCGACCTTTGGCGCCATGGCTTTCTCCACCTTCGTCTTCGATACGCTCGACGTGGCTACGCGCCTCGGCCGCTATCTGCTGCAGGAACTGGCCGGCGGCCTGGGCTGGCGCGCCAGCAGTCGCATCGGAGGAATCCTCGCAGCCGCGTTGACGGCGTTCGTTCCGTTGCTCGTCCTGCTCTCGGCGCGCGAAGGGGCGTGGCGGCACTTCTGGGTGCTGTTCGGGACCTCGAACCAGTTGCTGGCGTCGCTCACCTTGCTGGGCGTGAGCGTGTGGCTCTACCGCTCCGGCCGCCGCACCTGGTACACCGTGTTGCCCATGCTGTTCGTGATGACGGCGACCGTCAGCGCCCTGCTGGTGCAGATGGCCGAGGGCGCAAAGGAGATCGCAAACGGCGGGCTGCGCCTGCATCCCTCGATCGTCAACGGATTCGTGGCTGTGGGGCTGCTGGTGCTGGCCATCATCTTCATCCTCGAAGGACTGCGCGCGATCCGCGATGTGCGTCGTGCCCGTGGCCTCCAATCGCTGGCAACGGAACCGTCGGCTGGCGACTAG
- a CDS encoding alpha/beta hydrolase family protein, whose protein sequence is MKASVRYCALLPSSYDADKARRYPVLYFLHGLGDNEQSLVNGGGWNMIERLQEEKKIGEMIVVTPDGGRSFYINSHDGRTRYEDFFVREFVPFIDKKYRTLATRAGRGLSGVSMGGYGALRFAFKYPQQFGSVSAHSAAVMKDLPRGAEAAPGIGGGRSSLLGTVFGSPLDHAFYQRQNPLTLARQGAGLQRVRIYFDCGTEDEYGFDAGTQALHEVLEARRIPHEFHLFPGGHGWQYVARHFDASLTFHSRAFGGK, encoded by the coding sequence ATGAAGGCTTCCGTCCGCTACTGCGCCCTGCTTCCCTCGAGCTACGACGCTGACAAAGCGCGTCGCTACCCCGTGCTCTACTTTCTGCACGGCCTGGGCGACAACGAGCAGTCCCTGGTCAACGGCGGCGGATGGAACATGATCGAGCGCCTGCAGGAAGAAAAGAAGATCGGGGAGATGATCGTCGTCACCCCCGACGGCGGTCGCAGCTTCTACATCAACTCCCACGACGGCCGCACCCGCTATGAGGATTTCTTTGTCCGGGAGTTCGTGCCGTTCATCGACAAGAAATACCGCACTCTCGCCACGCGCGCGGGCCGTGGCCTGAGCGGCGTCTCCATGGGCGGATACGGCGCGCTGCGCTTCGCCTTCAAATATCCGCAACAGTTCGGCTCGGTCAGCGCCCACAGCGCCGCGGTGATGAAAGACTTGCCGCGCGGAGCCGAGGCCGCGCCCGGCATCGGCGGCGGCCGCAGCTCGCTGCTGGGCACGGTGTTCGGGTCACCGCTGGACCACGCGTTCTATCAGCGGCAGAATCCCCTCACCCTGGCGCGGCAGGGCGCGGGTCTCCAGCGCGTCAGAATCTACTTCGATTGCGGCACCGAGGATGAGTACGGATTCGACGCCGGTACGCAGGCCCTGCACGAGGTGCTCGAAGCACGCCGCATCCCGCATGAGTTCCACCTCTTTCCCGGCGGACACGGCTGGCAGTACGTGGCGCGCCACTTCGACGCTTCACTGACGTTCCATTCGCGGGCGTTTGGAGGAAAGTAG
- a CDS encoding ABC transporter permease, with product MKTPDLVELAARNLRESILRNSLTTLGIAVGVASLVAMLSLGIGLQEMAGRRLAGSGLFDTIFVTSRQDFRGFDRDEDRMAKPEEFRALDDNARQEMRNLPGVVETFPEIRLMTEVRYEGKMNFAFVAALPPSARYNEAFEDMRGQFFSSPTAQEAILATEFARELTPDPDSLLGKEVIVRYAERQPLAGGGAASSGDDDAGESFGFSVVRREQPLKIVGLIEREPYSGLRTVSRGRIFIPTAFAESLNVLQFSDLRGATRDNPARTYISLVVRVDSPSRVESVQNAIKKMGFRTFSVLDATKSLRRFFAIFDLFLGIFGSLALAVASLGIVNTLVMAILERRREIGILKALGASDGDVKTLFFVEAGVMGAFGGALGVVLGWAIGRLINWGANVYLARQQLPPEQIWSVPWWLVLAALAFAVLVSLISGLYPAARAARLDPVQALRYE from the coding sequence ATGAAGACGCCGGACCTCGTCGAGCTGGCCGCGCGCAACCTGCGCGAATCCATCCTGCGCAATTCGCTCACTACCCTCGGCATTGCCGTAGGCGTGGCATCGCTCGTCGCGATGCTTTCGCTGGGCATCGGCCTGCAGGAAATGGCCGGGCGCCGCCTGGCCGGCTCCGGACTCTTCGACACCATCTTCGTGACTTCGAGGCAGGATTTCCGCGGCTTCGACCGCGACGAGGATCGCATGGCGAAGCCGGAGGAGTTTCGGGCGCTCGACGACAATGCACGGCAGGAGATGCGCAATCTCCCCGGCGTGGTCGAGACCTTCCCTGAGATCCGCCTGATGACCGAGGTGCGTTACGAAGGGAAGATGAACTTCGCTTTCGTGGCCGCCCTGCCGCCTTCGGCGCGTTACAACGAGGCCTTCGAAGACATGCGCGGCCAGTTCTTCTCCAGCCCTACGGCGCAGGAGGCGATTCTGGCCACCGAATTCGCCAGGGAACTCACGCCCGATCCGGATTCGCTGCTCGGCAAGGAAGTGATCGTGCGCTACGCGGAGCGCCAGCCCCTGGCCGGTGGCGGCGCCGCTTCCTCGGGCGACGACGATGCCGGCGAGTCCTTCGGCTTCTCCGTGGTGCGGCGGGAGCAGCCCCTGAAGATCGTCGGGCTGATCGAGCGCGAGCCTTACAGCGGCCTGCGCACCGTATCGCGCGGCCGCATCTTCATTCCCACAGCCTTCGCCGAAAGCCTCAACGTCCTGCAGTTTTCCGATTTGCGCGGCGCTACGCGCGACAATCCCGCCCGGACCTACATCAGCCTGGTGGTACGCGTGGACAGCCCGTCGCGCGTCGAGTCCGTGCAGAACGCCATCAAGAAGATGGGCTTCCGAACCTTCTCCGTGCTCGACGCCACCAAGAGCCTGCGCCGCTTCTTCGCCATCTTCGACCTGTTCCTGGGCATCTTCGGCAGCCTGGCGCTGGCCGTCGCTTCGCTGGGCATCGTGAACACGCTGGTGATGGCCATTCTGGAACGCAGGCGCGAGATCGGCATCCTTAAGGCGCTGGGCGCAAGCGACGGCGACGTCAAGACGCTCTTTTTCGTCGAGGCCGGAGTGATGGGCGCTTTCGGCGGCGCGCTGGGCGTAGTGCTGGGATGGGCCATCGGACGGCTCATCAACTGGGGCGCCAATGTCTATCTGGCCCGCCAGCAACTGCCTCCGGAACAGATCTGGTCCGTGCCCTGGTGGCTGGTGTTGGCCGCGCTCGCCTTTGCCGTGCTCGTGAGCCTGATCTCCGGACTCTATCCTGCCGCGCGCGCCGCCCGCCTGGATCCCGTGCAGGCGCTGCGCTATGAGTGA
- a CDS encoding ABC transporter ATP-binding protein gives MPTNGPAIRTENVSRHYRIGQGEVRALDGVTLEVQRGQFLALLGSSGSGKSTLLNLVAGLDRPTSGSIVVDGRDLARMNGEELARYRRHTVGMVFQNFNLIPSMKLEENVDLPLRLAEVDRGERRERVREAIERVHLTPRMGHRPTELSGGEQQRVALARALVNRPSLLLADEPTGNLDSQTGEDILNLIRELNQSLGMTVIMVTHERPLAERYADRIVFLADGKLFGESAGVRA, from the coding sequence ATGCCCACCAACGGTCCCGCCATCCGCACCGAGAACGTCTCCCGCCACTACCGCATCGGGCAGGGCGAAGTACGGGCTCTGGATGGAGTCACGCTTGAGGTTCAGCGGGGCCAGTTCCTGGCGCTGCTCGGCAGCTCCGGATCCGGCAAGTCCACGCTGCTGAACCTGGTCGCCGGACTCGACCGCCCGACCTCCGGCTCGATCGTGGTGGATGGCCGCGACCTCGCACGCATGAACGGGGAAGAACTGGCGCGCTATCGCCGTCATACCGTCGGCATGGTCTTCCAGAACTTCAACCTGATTCCTTCGATGAAGCTGGAGGAGAATGTCGACCTGCCTCTGCGCCTGGCGGAGGTGGACCGCGGCGAACGCCGCGAGCGCGTGCGCGAGGCCATCGAGCGCGTGCACCTGACCCCGCGCATGGGGCACCGGCCCACCGAGCTCTCCGGCGGCGAACAGCAACGCGTGGCTCTGGCCCGGGCGCTGGTGAACCGTCCCTCCCTTCTGCTGGCCGACGAGCCCACCGGGAATCTCGACAGCCAGACCGGCGAAGACATCCTCAATCTCATTCGCGAGCTCAACCAGTCGCTGGGGATGACGGTCATCATGGTCACGCACGAGCGTCCCTTGGCGGAGCGCTATGCCGATCGCATCGTGTTCCTGGCCGACGGCAAGCTTTTCGGCGAGAGTGCAGGAGTACGCGCATGA
- a CDS encoding cysteine dioxygenase family protein, with the protein MDVATAQTVSIADFVQGLRRFPEAAFSELDAVRTFLQRNRVEPASLEPYLTWDRQHYTRNLIDKTPLYELIAICWEVDQHSSVHNHREQNCWMAVPIGRLLVQNYRVLFQDLAAGKCKLEPTDEFQLDPAHPCAVNPAEPVHKVYNPVQFAQRAVSLHVYSRPFDTCDVYSAEQGTCGSIRLWYTTEYGVPSRQPRNQ; encoded by the coding sequence ATGGACGTCGCAACTGCGCAAACCGTCTCCATTGCCGATTTCGTCCAGGGGCTGCGCCGCTTCCCCGAAGCGGCGTTCTCGGAACTGGATGCCGTCCGCACGTTCCTCCAGCGGAACCGCGTGGAGCCGGCGTCGCTCGAACCCTATCTCACCTGGGACCGCCAGCACTACACCCGCAACCTCATCGACAAGACCCCGCTCTATGAGCTGATCGCCATCTGCTGGGAAGTGGACCAGCACAGTTCCGTCCACAACCATCGCGAACAGAACTGCTGGATGGCCGTGCCCATCGGGCGCCTGCTGGTGCAGAACTATCGTGTCCTTTTCCAGGACCTGGCCGCAGGAAAGTGCAAGCTCGAGCCCACCGATGAATTCCAGCTCGATCCCGCCCATCCCTGCGCCGTCAATCCCGCCGAGCCCGTGCACAAGGTCTACAACCCGGTTCAGTTCGCCCAGCGCGCCGTCAGCCTGCATGTTTACTCCCGGCCCTTCGATACCTGCGATGTCTACTCGGCCGAGCAGGGAACCTGTGGCAGCATCCGCCTTTGGTACACCACCGAGTACGGCGTCCCCTCCCGGCAGCCGCGCAACCAGTAG
- a CDS encoding oxidative damage protection protein, producing MPRTVKCAKLGRELPGLEEPPFDGPMGQKVFENISQEAWRMWMEHLKMVINEYRLNPANKQHQELILQHMEEFFFGQGAAPPPEYKPLG from the coding sequence ATGCCTCGAACGGTGAAATGCGCGAAGCTGGGCCGGGAGTTGCCGGGACTGGAGGAGCCTCCTTTCGACGGCCCCATGGGCCAGAAGGTGTTTGAGAATATCTCCCAGGAAGCCTGGCGCATGTGGATGGAGCACCTGAAGATGGTGATCAACGAATACCGGCTGAATCCCGCCAACAAGCAGCACCAGGAGCTGATCTTGCAGCACATGGAAGAGTTCTTTTTCGGCCAAGGGGCGGCTCCGCCGCCGGAGTATAAGCCGCTGGGGTAG